tgaaaaattttcatattttgaagtccgaatctagtaagggtaaaaaggtcaagaatttgacggtgtcagattttgtgttagactgcagcatagagtcattCTTTGGGTAGttttaatatttaaataaagactatatgtaaatatatgttaacttgaataaaacacaggACAGAGCAGATTTATCTGCCAAAAAAGCAATTTGACCATTTGAAAAACACCTTCAAGATGAATAATGCTGTGTCTTGTGGGCTCATACCCAACTCCAACTATTCAATATTTGACCACTTCCCAAAAGAATACCGAACTTCAAGAAAAGAATACACATACCATACAGTTGATGAAATAAGGAACAAATGTATTATACTAAGACTTatgatgtatttttgggggttAATGTGCTGTGTGTTCTCCAAGAACTTTcatgtgaaaggctagaacagggaataaaatacaagtaaaaacCATAGAAATATTGCCCTCTCTTCTCCTGGCCAGTGTAGCAATGAACACAGCACAAAGTTAGTGAAACAGGAGGTCCTCATCTTAGATATTGTATcaaaacttcataatgaaatactgtaaaatgaaatatataatttaatgcagtaagcaagacagactttgcaatatgaaacaggactatCTATTGACTTTTGCTGCTGAAAACCATAGGCATATGAGTTAGGTGAAACCTACCCTAGGACCAAATTTACCGAACTTAAACTTataaaaacagcttcttggaacatatcaagtttgtaagttgaggactttccacataacccttttaccaccaaaggacgtactggtacgtttcataaaactcatccctttacccccatggacgtaccggtacgttcttgaaaaaaactgctatttaatttcttttttttgcatatttttgataatttttttagaaacttcaggcatttttcaagagaatgagaccaacctgacatctctacgatgaaaattgtggctgttagagcaatttaaaaataatatagtgCGAaaagtgcttgaaaaaaaaataacccctgggggttaagggttggaaatttccaaatagcctgtacATATTCAGGGTCTACTGAATCTAAGGATGCTAGAAGTACATCTGTACTATCCGGAAGCTGAAATCAAAGAGGAAGCTCCGCGGTCTGTTAGATGGGCGGGGCTAATCCTCCCCCTCCAGCTAACTACTACCGCTTCGTTAAATTTTAACATCAGTATCCAGATTTGCTGAAAGCATATTCCTATCAAAGGACAAAGCTTTGTATTAGTGTAAATACAAACTGTATATCATGAAGTTGAATATAAGGACATTTCACAAACACCTTTGCGATGACGCAGAAATAAGGTTTAATGATGGAATACCATAGAGTTCAGCAATCATTTGGATAAGACCTCTAATGAACACCTGTACTGTACAAAGACAGGCTCAAGATCGGAATGCTAAAAGTAAATTACAATAAACAAAATCCACCCCCAAAAGGAGTATATTGTATTCCAAAATGTACCTTTTTATGGCTGGTAAGTTTAGAGGCTATCATGACACATGTAAGGACCCTGAGAGGAGACTGAGATTTAAGCCGCTTCTCCAATTCTTTGATCAATTTTCCCTTAGTCTTAGAATTGTTATTTGTCTGGGAAACATACCCCACTAGACTATCCAACTGCTTCAAAGCaaatctgtaaataataat
The sequence above is drawn from the Palaemon carinicauda isolate YSFRI2023 chromosome 40, ASM3689809v2, whole genome shotgun sequence genome and encodes:
- the LOC137631990 gene encoding cyclin N-terminal domain-containing protein 1-like isoform X2, whose translation is MARRRIGSCQTERSKIIVRETIKNLMNENQKEKDNIHPVKFVMRQEVGFELIWEAVEEFDLPMDCKFIALDLFHKFALKQLDSLVGYVSQTNNNSKTKGKLIKELEKRLKSQSPLRVLTCVMIASKLTSHKKVHFGIQYTPFGGGFCLL